Proteins encoded together in one Bos indicus isolate NIAB-ARS_2022 breed Sahiwal x Tharparkar chromosome 3, NIAB-ARS_B.indTharparkar_mat_pri_1.0, whole genome shotgun sequence window:
- the LOC109557002 gene encoding cornifin-like codes for MSSYQQKQPFTPPPGPEQQQVKQPCQPPPPPQEPFVPIIEEPCLPKVPQPDIKIPEQGYSTLPEPCPVRDPEPVYTNVPQPGNTKVPEAYPSVVIPGPNQQKDNQK; via the coding sequence ATGAGTTCATATCAGCAGAAACAGCCTTTCACCCCACCCCCTGGGCCTGAGCAGCAGCAGGTGAAACAGCCCTGCCAGCCTCCACCTCCACCTCAGGAACCATTTGTTCCCATAATCGAGGAGCCATGCCTTCCAAAGGTTCCACAACCGGACATCAAGATTCCCGAGCAAGGCTATTCCACACTTCCGGAGCCATGTCCCGTCAGAGATCCGGAGCCAGTCTACACCAACGTCCCTCAGCCTGGAAATACCAAGGTGCCTGAGGCATACCCCTCAGTGGTCATTCCAGGTCCAAACCAGCAGAAGGACAACCAGAAGTAA
- the LOC109557001 gene encoding small proline-rich protein 2E-like → MSYQQQQCKQPCQPPPVVCPPKCPEPCPPPKCPEPCPPPKCPEPCPPPKCQQKCPPVPPPQQCQQKCPPKSK, encoded by the coding sequence ATgtcttatcagcagcagcagtgcaagcaGCCCTGCCAGCCACCTCCAGTAGTGTGCCCTCCCAAGTGCCCTGAGCCTTGCCCACCTCCAAAGTGCCCtgagccctgcccacctccaaaGTGCCCTGAGCCTTGCCCACCTCCAAAGTGCCAGCAGAAATGCCCTCCTGTGCCACCTCCCCAACAATGCCAGCAGAAGTGCCCACCCAAAAGCAAGTAG